The Streptomyces cyaneogriseus subsp. noncyanogenus region CCGGCACCAGGCCGACATCACCCTCCTGAACCCCACCGACTACTTCCTCTACCTGCCCCTGCTGCCCCAGGTCGCCGCCGGGATACTCGAACCGCGCCGGGTCACCGTGTCCCTCTCGGCCACGCTGCCGCACGTACGGCTGGTACTGGGGGAGGCCGCGCGCATCGACCCCGACGGCCGCACCGTGCACTACACCGACCCCGAGGGACAGGACGGCACCCTCGGCTACGACCGGCTGGTGCTCGCCGCCGGCAGTGTCAACAAGCTGCTGCCCATCCCCGGCGTCGCCGAGCACGCGCACGGCTTCCGGGGGCTGCCGGAGGCGCTGTACCTGCGCGACCACGTCACCCGGCAGGTGGAGCTGGCCGCCGCGGGCGGCGACCCCGCGCAGGACACCGCCCGGTGCACCTTCGTGGTGGTCGGCGCCGGATACACCGGTACCGAGGTCGCCGCGCACGGCCAGATGTTCACCGACGCGCAGGTCCGCGGGCGTCCCCTGCGCGGCGGTCTGCGGCCCCGCTGGATGCTGCTGGACGTCGCGCCCCGCGTGCTGCCCGAGATGGACGGGAAACTGTCGGCCACCGCCGACCGGGTCCTGCGGCAGCGGGGCGTCGAGGTGCGGATGGGGACCTCCGTGCGGGAGGCCACGCGCGACGGGGTGCTGCTCACCGACGGCGAGTTCGTCCGCACCCGCACCCTGGTGTGGTGCGTCGGCGTGCGGCCCGACCCGCTCGTGGAGTCCCTCGGGCTGCCCATGGAGCGCGGCCGGCTGCTCGTCGACCCCTACCTCCAGGTCCCCGGCCGCCCCGAGCTGTTCGCCTGCGGTGACGCGGCCGCGGTGCCCGACCTCGGCAAGCCCGGCCGGTACACGCCGATGACCGCGCAGCACGCCTGGCGGCACGGCAAGGTCTGCGCCCACAACGTCGCGGCCTCCCTCGGGCTGGAAGGCGCCGGGCGGCGCCCGTACCGCCATCGCGACCTGGGCTTCGTCGTCGACCTCGGCGGCGCCAAGGCCGCCGCCGATCCGCTCGGCGTCGCCCTGTCCGGTCCGGTGGCCGGAGCGGTCACCCGCGGCTACCACCTCGCGGCGATGCCCGGGAACCGGGTGCGGGTCGCCGCGGACTGGCTGCTGGACGCCGTACTGCCGCGCCAGGCCGTGCAGTTGGGTCTCGTGCGGTCCTGGTCGGTGCCGCTGGACACGGCCTCCCCGGAGCTGGCGCGGACCCCGGCCGGCGCGGGGCGGGAGGGCGCCGTGCCCTCCGGGCCCGGCACGGGACCGCCCGGCCGTGAACCGGCCACGGAGCGGCCCGGCGGTGCGCCCGCCGCCCGGCCGCCCGGCGGGACGGAAACCGCCGGTCCAGGGCAGCCCGGGCACCCGAGGCGTCTGGGGCACCTGGAACCCCCCGAGGGGCAGCCCGCGCCCGGTCCCGACATCGCACCCGGCCCCGTCAAGCGGTCCGACACGCCCGCGGAAGGAGACTCATGAACACCGGTGAACTCGTCGAACTCGGCCAGCAGTTGCGCGTGGACAGCGTGCGCGCAGCCGCCGCCGCGGGATCCGGGCATCCGACCTCGTCGATGTCCGCCGCGGACCTGATGGCCGTCCTCCTCGCCCACCACCTCCGCTACGACTTCGCCCGCCCCGCCCACCCCGGCAACGACCGCTTCGTGCTCTCCAAGGGACACGCCTCGCCGCTGCTGTACGCCGCCTACAAGGCGGCCGGCGCCATCGACGACGAGGAACTGCTCACCTTCCGCAAGCTGGGCAGCCGCCTCGAAGGCCATCCCACCCCGCAGCGGCTGCCCTGGGTCGAGACGGCGACCGGCTCGCTCGGGCAGGGCCTGCCGGTCGGGGTCGGCATCGCCCTGGCCGGCAAGCGGCTGGACCGCACCGGCTACCGGGTGTGGGTGCTGTGCGGCGA contains the following coding sequences:
- a CDS encoding NAD(P)/FAD-dependent oxidoreductase; its protein translation is MSRPRIVIVGAGFAGYRTARTLSRLARHQADITLLNPTDYFLYLPLLPQVAAGILEPRRVTVSLSATLPHVRLVLGEAARIDPDGRTVHYTDPEGQDGTLGYDRLVLAAGSVNKLLPIPGVAEHAHGFRGLPEALYLRDHVTRQVELAAAGGDPAQDTARCTFVVVGAGYTGTEVAAHGQMFTDAQVRGRPLRGGLRPRWMLLDVAPRVLPEMDGKLSATADRVLRQRGVEVRMGTSVREATRDGVLLTDGEFVRTRTLVWCVGVRPDPLVESLGLPMERGRLLVDPYLQVPGRPELFACGDAAAVPDLGKPGRYTPMTAQHAWRHGKVCAHNVAASLGLEGAGRRPYRHRDLGFVVDLGGAKAAADPLGVALSGPVAGAVTRGYHLAAMPGNRVRVAADWLLDAVLPRQAVQLGLVRSWSVPLDTASPELARTPAGAGREGAVPSGPGTGPPGREPATERPGGAPAARPPGGTETAGPGQPGHPRRLGHLEPPEGQPAPGPDIAPGPVKRSDTPAEGDS